The following nucleotide sequence is from Chloracidobacterium validum.
CAAACTGAAGCGTCGCCCGCTCAAAGGTCAACTTTTCAAGCCCAAAAAAGGCAACGTTCGTGTGCGTCGTGGCCGGCGTCAGTTGTTCTTCACCGCGTGTCGAATAGTCCCGATAAAGGCCTGACAGTCCCCAGGTGCCCTGCAGCCGGCCGATCCGCCGATGGTCGGCCAGAACGCGGTAAGCAAAGGTATCGTTCCGAAATGCCGTTTCGATTTCGTTTTCCTCGATTTTGATTTCATCGTGCCGGTAGCGATTGTACTGAACCTGGACCTGCGCATCGGTGAAAAACGTATCGAGGTTGCGAACGCCGGTCGTGAACCGAAACCCATGGCGACGTGGATTGAGCCGGACCAACTCACCGGGTTCACCGCCTTCAGGACGCAAGTCCGAACGTTTGCGCCGGGTCTGAGAAGCGCGCTCGTCCTCGTCATCATCGTCAGGAAGTGGCGGCACACCGTAATTTTGACTGTTGTAGGTGTATGTGAAATTGAAAAAGCCACGCGCGCCATAGTATCCCAGCCCCCCGGAGGCGTTGCCGCTCCGCGCAAATGAATTCTCTATGACGCCCACGGGCGTCCGATAATCGCCGGCGCGTTGGCCGCCACCGTTTCCAAACAACATCCAGGCGCCGCGCCCGTACTTGATACCGCCACTGCCACCGCCAAGCGCGTTGCCCGTGCCACCAAAGGCCGTGGCATAGCCCTGTAGCCCAGGATGGGATTCTTCAGTCCCGGTTACGGCGTTGACGACGCCACCTACCGCCGTGCTGCCATAGAGCAGGGTAGCCGGCCCCTTGACGACCTCGATGCGTTCAACGCCCTGGAGGTCCACAATTTCGGCATGGTCGCCGGATTGAAAGCCAATCGAGCCAGTGGTCAGTCCGTCCTGCGTGACCAAAACCCGGTCGCCATCAAAGCCGCGGATGACCGGGCGACCGGTGCCCGGCCCGAATGAGCGTTTAGCCACCCCGACTTCGCGTTCAAGCGCGTCGCCCAGTGATACCGGCGCGCGCTCGGCCAGGTCAAAGCTGTTGACTGTTGTGACCGATTGAATGGCATCACGGGTCGTTTCTTCCCGAAGCGTTGCCGTGACGTTGACTTGCTCGGTTTCGGCACGAAGTTTGAGGACGAAGTCCAGGGTGGTTGGTCCCGCGACGGTGACACGCTGGACAGTGTCCGGGATGCGGTCGAGGTGGGCAAAGACTTGGTAACTCCCTGGCGGCACATTCTCGAAACGGTAGCGACCTTGGTTGTCTGTGACCGTGGAGCGCCGCAGCTCCAAGATGGTCACGATGGCTTCGGAAACCGGGTTGCGTTCCTGTTCAAGGCTGACACGTCCTTCGAGGGTGGCGCCGGATTGCGCGAACACGCCGGCCGACCAGAGCCAAAAGCAACCGCCGAGCCAGAGAATCTGCCACCAGCTCGGCATCCGCCACCAACTTGGGCGGCTGGCCGTTGTGTAAGTCTGCATAAAAGTTCCTCTCCCCAAATGTCTGTGTTTCTGGGTTTATCACTTAAGGAATTTTCCTAACTACTGACTTTGGCGATGAAATGCAACCCCTGCTTGCTGGCGTGGCGGTGGGAGATAATGCTTGACTTTATTACTTTATAGTTATAAAAGTTGGATTAGCTTGCAAAGCGAGGTACGTCAACGCGATGTCCGTATGGGTAAAACGAATGGCAATTGTCGGCAGCCTGGCCCTGGGGCTGGTTGGGCTGTTTTGGCTCGTCGGGCAGTGGCGCTCCCATCCAACACCGGCCAAGGCTGAAACGGTTCCAACCGTGACCGGGGCCGTTGACCGGGAAACGGTGAAGCGGCACCCGCTGCCGCGTGTCTGGCGCGTGGCCGGCACCCTCCGCGCGCGTGAAACGGCCACCTTGACGGCCGAAGTGACCGCGCGGGTGGCATCGGTTCTCGTCAAGTTGGGTGATGAGGTTCGAGCTGGCCAACCGCTGGTCATCCTTGACGCCGACGTGCCGACGGCGGCACTGGCAACGAGCCAAGCTGAAGTCGAAGCCCTGAAGCGCGCTACGGAGGCCATTCGCCGCCGGATTGAAGCTGCCGAAGCCGGCGTACGTGGGGCGCGTGCCGAGCGCGATCTGGCGCGAACGCTTTATGAGCGGCAGGAAAAGCTCTTTGCGACCGGTGACGTGCCGCGTCAGAACCGCGATCTCGCCGAAGGACGGCTCGCCGCGGCCGAAGCCGCCCTCGAAGCTGCTGAACGGCGACTGGAAGCTGAACGGGCAGAGCTTGACCGCGCCCAATCCCAGGTTGCCGTCGGACAGCAAGCGCGGCGCGAAGCCGAAACGCGCGTGGCGCAAACCCGGATTGTCGCGCCGTTTGCCGGACGGGTTGCCGCCCGATTGGCTGACCCCGGCTCACTGGCCGCGCCTGGCATCCCGCTGCTGGTGATTGAGGCGGCCGGGCCACTGCGGGCCACGGCTGAAGTTGAAAGTGACTTGGCTGCGACGTTGCGTCTGGGGCAATCCCTCCGGGTTGTGCTTCCTGATGGGACGGCTGTCGAAGGCACCCTGGTTGAGCGTAGCCCCGCGGCTGACCCAGCCACACGCACAGTCACCATCAAAGCCGAAATTCCAACGACCGCCGGCATCCAGAGCGGCACGTTTGTTCAAGTACTCATTCCTCGGGATGTCGTGGAGGTATTGACCGTCCCAATGGCTGCCGTGACCGAACAAGGTGGCTTGCAGAGTGTATTGGTCGTGGACACCGCCGGCGTCGTCCGCCGCCGAATCATCACCTTGGGCGAACGCTTTGACAACCAAGTAGAGGTTCTGACTGGACTGCGCGATGGCGAAACAGTTGTGTTTGGTCATCCCGAGCTACGGGATGGCGTCGTCCTGACTACCAAGTAAACGGAGGGAAAACCCGATGCCGATGGAGCGTGTGTTGTTTGTGATTGCGGGCGTTGTCGTCCTGGCCAGCCTGGCCGCCAGTGTGTGGTGGACACCCCATGCCCTATGGCTGACCGCCTTTGTTGGACTCAACCTGATTCTGGGCGGCGTCGCCGACTGGTGTCCGATGATGGCGATCTTGCGTCGGTTGGGCGTCAAACGCGCTGCCGAACTGGCCGCCGAACGCTAGTGTCAGCCCTTGGGTGAGGTGGTTATGTCAGCCGAAACAGACAATCTCATGGCGCGCCTCGTGCGCTTTTTCATTCAATCGAAGCTGACGCCGCTGGTGATTCTGGTTGCCGTCCTGGTCGGACTCGGTGCCGTGGTGGCTTTGCCCCGCGAGGAAGAGCCACAGATCAGCGTCCCGATGATTGATGTGATGAGCCGTCTGCCGGGGGCATCGGCCAAGGAAACCGAGCAGCGGCTGACAACGCCACTGGAGCGTTTGGCCTGGGCAATTCCGGGCGTTGAATACGTGTATTCCACGACAACGCCGGGCGAAACGCTGGTGGTGGTCCGGTTTTTGGTTGGCGTGCAGGAGGAAGAGGCTCTGGTTCGGCTACGTCGCCAGCTCGATGCCCATGCTGCTGAACTACCGCCAGGCGCCACGCCACCCCAGGTCGTGCTGCGCTCGATTGACGATGTTCCGATCCTATCCCTCACCTTTTGGAGCGCCACCCAGGATGATCTGGCGCTGCGCCGAATTGCAGCCGAGGTCGAAACCATCGTCAAACAAACCCCAGATGTTTCTGAAACCCAGATCATCGGCGGGGCGCGGCGGCAGTTTCGGGTCATCCTCGATCCGGCTCGGATGGAAGCCTATGGATTGACCGCCGACACCTTGGCGGCGCGCCTGACGGCGGCAAACCAAGCGCTTCCGCCGGCCGAAGCGGCACGGCATGACGCAGCCCATGTCATTGTGGCAACCGCTGCCGTCGAAAGCGTCAACGACCTGGGAACCATCGTTGTCGGGGGCACGCCGGAGCGGCCGGTTCGCCTGCGGGATGTTGCCGAGATACGCGACGGACACGAAGAAGTAACGCAGTTGGTCCGCCATGCGACGCGGAGCGCGGCCGACAAGCTGCCCAGTGCCGAATATCCAGCCGTGACGCTCAGCATTTCCAAGCGCCGGGGCGTCAATGCTACCCGGTTGGCAGATGAGATTCTTGACCGAGTTTCGGCCCGTGTGGGTGATGTCATTCCGTCTGACGTGCAGATGACGGTAACGCGCAACTACGGGGTGACGGCGGCCGAAAAATCCAACGAGCTGCTCTTTCACATGCTCATTGCCGTCGTCTCGGTGATGGCCTTGATTGGCTTGATGCTCGGTTGGCGTGAGTCGCTGATTGTGGGGGTTGCCATTCCGGTGACGCTGGCGCTGACGCTGGCAACATTTTACTGGCTTGGCTTTACGCTCAACCGCATCACGCTCTTTGCCCTGATTTTCTCAATCGGCATCTTGGTGGATGACCCGATTGTGGATGTCGAAAACATCGTGCGTCATGCACGCATGGCCAAGAATCGCCTCCGTTCGGCGCTCGATGTCACCGTCGAAGCAGTCAACGAAGTCCGGTCGCCGTTGATTCTGGCCACGTTGGCCGTCATGGCCGCCATCTTGCCCATGGCCTTTGTTGGTGGTCTGATGGGTCCCTACATGCGTCCGATTCCGATTGGCGCGTCGGCAGCCATGGCTTTTTCCATGTTAGTGGCTTTTGTGGTGACGCCCTGGGCGGCCTACCGCATTCTTTCGCGCCAACCAAGCCACGCCTCTGGTCATGGGGAAGGGGAGCCGGAAGGGCTGTTGACACGACTCTACCGGCGCGTCATGAACCGCATCATCCGCGAAGTGACTTGGCGGCGGTGGTTTCTGATCGGAATCATCGGACTCTTGCTGGCGGCTTTTTCGCTCGTTCCCCTCAAGGCAGTCATCGTCAAGATGCTCCCCTTTGATGACAAGTCAGAATTCCAAGTCATCGTGGACATGCCCGAAGGGACGCCCCTGGAACGCACCGGCGCGCTGGCGCGCGAGTTGGCTGATTACTTGCTGACGCAGCCGGATGTGCGTGATGTCCAGTCATATGTTGGGACGGCCGCGCCCTACAACTTCAACGGTTTGGTTCGACACTACTTCCTGCGGCGAGGCCCGCTGGTCGCCGATTTGCAGGTGAACCTGACCGACCGGCATGACCGTCGCACAAAGTCACACGATATTGCCAAGCGGGTACGGCCTGAGCTGACGGCAATTGCTGAGCGGTATGGTGCGCGGCTCAAGGTGGCCGAAGTGCCACCCGGCCCGCCGGTGCTTTCAACGCTCGTTGCCGAGATCTA
It contains:
- a CDS encoding TonB-dependent receptor; its protein translation is MQTYTTASRPSWWRMPSWWQILWLGGCFWLWSAGVFAQSGATLEGRVSLEQERNPVSEAIVTILELRRSTVTDNQGRYRFENVPPGSYQVFAHLDRIPDTVQRVTVAGPTTLDFVLKLRAETEQVNVTATLREETTRDAIQSVTTVNSFDLAERAPVSLGDALEREVGVAKRSFGPGTGRPVIRGFDGDRVLVTQDGLTTGSIGFQSGDHAEIVDLQGVERIEVVKGPATLLYGSTAVGGVVNAVTGTEESHPGLQGYATAFGGTGNALGGGSGGIKYGRGAWMLFGNGGGQRAGDYRTPVGVIENSFARSGNASGGLGYYGARGFFNFTYTYNSQNYGVPPLPDDDDEDERASQTRRKRSDLRPEGGEPGELVRLNPRRHGFRFTTGVRNLDTFFTDAQVQVQYNRYRHDEIKIEENEIETAFRNDTFAYRVLADHRRIGRLQGTWGLSGLYRDYSTRGEEQLTPATTHTNVAFFGLEKLTFERATLQFGGRVERNAYAPTNARSRSFTGFSGGVGLRVGLWENAALTANYSHAYRAPALEELYNFGPHPGTFLFEIGDPDLSRELTNGIEVNVRHQARRLRASAGFYYYDIRNFVFPALTGEFDDGLPVGVFTQGNARFVGTEAQLDINLHPNVWFYSQLDYTNAELKTGLPLPRIPPLRARVAVEGTFKGLRLMPELLMANRQERVFTLEEPTAGYTVVNLVGSYTVTTSHTAHVFSVTGFNLGDRLYRNHLSFIKAFAPEIGRGVRFAYTMRFF
- a CDS encoding efflux RND transporter periplasmic adaptor subunit, which gives rise to MAIVGSLALGLVGLFWLVGQWRSHPTPAKAETVPTVTGAVDRETVKRHPLPRVWRVAGTLRARETATLTAEVTARVASVLVKLGDEVRAGQPLVILDADVPTAALATSQAEVEALKRATEAIRRRIEAAEAGVRGARAERDLARTLYERQEKLFATGDVPRQNRDLAEGRLAAAEAALEAAERRLEAERAELDRAQSQVAVGQQARREAETRVAQTRIVAPFAGRVAARLADPGSLAAPGIPLLVIEAAGPLRATAEVESDLAATLRLGQSLRVVLPDGTAVEGTLVERSPAADPATRTVTIKAEIPTTAGIQSGTFVQVLIPRDVVEVLTVPMAAVTEQGGLQSVLVVDTAGVVRRRIITLGERFDNQVEVLTGLRDGETVVFGHPELRDGVVLTTK
- a CDS encoding YgaP family membrane protein, giving the protein MPMERVLFVIAGVVVLASLAASVWWTPHALWLTAFVGLNLILGGVADWCPMMAILRRLGVKRAAELAAER
- a CDS encoding efflux RND transporter permease subunit translates to MSAETDNLMARLVRFFIQSKLTPLVILVAVLVGLGAVVALPREEEPQISVPMIDVMSRLPGASAKETEQRLTTPLERLAWAIPGVEYVYSTTTPGETLVVVRFLVGVQEEEALVRLRRQLDAHAAELPPGATPPQVVLRSIDDVPILSLTFWSATQDDLALRRIAAEVETIVKQTPDVSETQIIGGARRQFRVILDPARMEAYGLTADTLAARLTAANQALPPAEAARHDAAHVIVATAAVESVNDLGTIVVGGTPERPVRLRDVAEIRDGHEEVTQLVRHATRSAADKLPSAEYPAVTLSISKRRGVNATRLADEILDRVSARVGDVIPSDVQMTVTRNYGVTAAEKSNELLFHMLIAVVSVMALIGLMLGWRESLIVGVAIPVTLALTLATFYWLGFTLNRITLFALIFSIGILVDDPIVDVENIVRHARMAKNRLRSALDVTVEAVNEVRSPLILATLAVMAAILPMAFVGGLMGPYMRPIPIGASAAMAFSMLVAFVVTPWAAYRILSRQPSHASGHGEGEPEGLLTRLYRRVMNRIIREVTWRRWFLIGIIGLLLAAFSLVPLKAVIVKMLPFDDKSEFQVIVDMPEGTPLERTGALARELADYLLTQPDVRDVQSYVGTAAPYNFNGLVRHYFLRRGPLVADLQVNLTDRHDRRTKSHDIAKRVRPELTAIAERYGARLKVAEVPPGPPVLSTLVAEIYGPDDAERERVAREVRTIFEQTEGVVDVDWYGVEPQPQTTFRLDRERLAWHGLAETSVLDTLDWALNKRVVGLAHLPTEREPTPIVLETPRAFRSDASALGRLRLANRQGSAVAIDEVARLEAGTAERPLYHKNLMPVVYVTGDTGGRTESPVYAILKLNAALDQLKLPDGTTMARYVAQQPESDARYAMKWDGEWHITYEVFRDLGLAFVVVLALIYVLTVGWFESFTTPLIIMAAIPFSLVGILPAHAAFGVFFTATSMIGFIAGAGIVVRNSIILVDFIELRLAEGMPLEEAVVDAGAVRFRPMVLTAAAVIVGAGIILLDPIFQGLALALISGEVASLFLSRLAVPTLYYIVHRPRVETEPPPASPVEESSASEVIDTEPALKS